The Bacteroidota bacterium genome includes a region encoding these proteins:
- a CDS encoding T9SS type A sorting domain-containing protein: MKKIIVIILLGIIIHPNAKTQIVACGEIPLHYTTDSMRFSVADPISFGDSMITFHITNLHATQGFAYPLAKLVPVTPLPDGMSLSVNNLPWSVFASSWNPGETRPVYIFYEVEESIPLDYEVTFEVWVSNLSPLIIDSCYFEETFTINLNPSTTAINTAELNNNLSLFPNPADNFFQLNWENQLTEDNQIKIFNSLGTTILETTAISGINSFGMDIKNLPSGIYFISISELNKKRQLLKLLVE, from the coding sequence ATGAAAAAAATTATTGTTATTATTTTATTGGGTATAATAATTCATCCAAACGCAAAAACACAAATTGTAGCTTGTGGTGAAATACCATTACATTATACTACCGATTCGATGAGATTTTCTGTTGCCGACCCAATAAGTTTCGGCGATTCCATGATCACTTTTCATATCACAAATCTTCATGCTACGCAAGGTTTTGCATATCCCTTGGCAAAACTTGTTCCTGTAACTCCTCTTCCTGATGGTATGAGTTTATCTGTAAATAACTTACCATGGAGTGTTTTCGCATCCTCCTGGAATCCGGGTGAAACGAGACCCGTTTATATTTTTTATGAAGTGGAAGAATCTATTCCTCTGGATTATGAAGTCACCTTTGAAGTATGGGTGAGTAATTTAAGTCCTTTAATTATTGATTCCTGTTATTTTGAAGAAACATTTACCATTAATTTAAATCCATCCACAACAGCTATCAATACAGCAGAATTAAATAATAATTTAAGTTTATTTCCCAACCCTGCAGATAATTTTTTCCAATTGAATTGGGAAAATCAATTAACGGAAGATAATCAAATTAAAATTTTTAATTCACTTGGAACAACAATTTTGGAAACCACTGCAATTTCAGGCATAAATTCATTCGGAATGGATATTAAAAATTTACCATCAGGTATTTATTTTATTTCAATTTCGGAACTCAATAAGAAGAGGCAATTACTAAAATTATTAGTCGAATAG
- a CDS encoding T9SS type A sorting domain-containing protein → MNARSATPTISDSIDIKNYTIRLDITDYAGHTISGNTQIRLKALVDNITQIPLDFTGLTVDSVKNLSDEHLIYDHSAELLLIDFISVLNTNDSTDIIIYYHGVPDADGSWGGWYWSGDYSYQLGVGFDAIPHNFGRIWFPCFDNFVERSTYRYEIITEDDKKAYCGGLLESETNNGDGTITWIWNCNQTIPSYLASVAVSTYTSVHKLYEGIEADIPIEIAVKPEDSTDLNNSFINLENALNTFETHYGAYSWDRVGYSVVPFSGGAMEHAMNIAYPLFAVNGTTTWENLYVHELSHHWWGDLITTSKAEEMWINEGWAVYSEHLFNELRYGDAAYKDMVQLNHTEVLHYAAAQDGNNYFPISNVPQTYTYGSTTYKKGADVVHSLRGYLGDDLFFECITSFLETHKFQSVTAADLRDHLSTCSGIDMNDFFDGWVYQAGFPGFEIEDFGYTDYGTFMSICIEQKLHHATNYCNNVPITITFFDADWQKVNTYSAYVSGEHTQIDLPDIEAFYAVIDYDEKINDAVTEDEITIKAPDTYELENAFIDITVNSITDSVYIYAQQYWLPADNFKTTHHGIHLSPDRYWKINGTIPPDFDATAKILYNGQLNLGGGYLDNNLITNVEDSLLLFYRSNSESDWEIYPNYTLNDWGNNNDKRGAFELSKLQTGEYTFGIYNSSLPDEPLDITMNCPDFLEIKITDNNLMKIFPNPADNIISIQLNERNSDLLIKIINSTGDTVKTIPINYLTQSVSVKDLPSGTYQLYVENSGFERIASQMLMIIH, encoded by the coding sequence TTGAACGCAAGATCAGCTACTCCTACTATAAGCGATTCCATCGATATTAAGAATTACACTATCCGTCTTGATATAACAGATTATGCAGGACATACCATTTCAGGCAACACACAAATTCGTTTGAAAGCGCTGGTGGATAATATCACACAAATACCATTGGATTTTACAGGATTAACTGTTGATTCCGTTAAAAATTTAAGTGACGAACATTTGATATATGATCACAGTGCTGAATTATTATTAATTGATTTTATTTCCGTTTTAAATACGAATGATTCCACGGATATCATAATTTATTATCATGGAGTTCCCGATGCCGACGGCAGTTGGGGAGGATGGTATTGGAGTGGAGATTATTCTTATCAATTAGGAGTGGGATTTGATGCAATTCCACATAATTTCGGTAGAATCTGGTTTCCATGTTTTGATAATTTTGTGGAACGTTCCACTTACCGATATGAAATAATTACAGAAGATGATAAAAAAGCGTATTGCGGAGGTTTATTAGAAAGTGAAACAAATAATGGCGATGGCACTATAACATGGATCTGGAATTGTAATCAAACAATACCAAGTTATCTCGCAAGTGTTGCAGTTTCCACCTATACTTCCGTTCATAAATTATACGAAGGAATTGAAGCAGATATTCCAATTGAAATTGCGGTTAAACCAGAAGATAGTACCGATCTGAATAATTCATTTATTAATCTGGAAAATGCATTAAATACTTTTGAAACACATTATGGTGCATATTCCTGGGATCGGGTTGGATATTCCGTTGTTCCATTCAGCGGAGGTGCTATGGAACATGCAATGAATATTGCTTATCCTTTATTTGCAGTAAATGGAACCACTACATGGGAAAATTTATATGTTCACGAATTATCGCATCATTGGTGGGGTGATCTTATTACTACTTCCAAAGCAGAGGAAATGTGGATCAATGAAGGATGGGCAGTTTATTCCGAACATTTATTTAATGAATTGCGATATGGTGATGCGGCTTATAAAGATATGGTGCAATTAAATCATACGGAAGTTTTACATTATGCTGCCGCTCAGGATGGCAATAATTATTTCCCGATATCCAATGTTCCTCAAACTTATACTTATGGATCAACTACCTACAAAAAAGGTGCTGATGTTGTACATTCTTTAAGAGGATATTTAGGTGATGATCTGTTTTTTGAGTGTATCACTTCTTTTTTGGAAACTCATAAATTCCAATCTGTAACGGCAGCTGATTTGCGGGACCATTTAAGTACCTGCAGCGGAATCGACATGAACGATTTTTTTGATGGATGGGTATACCAGGCCGGATTTCCCGGTTTTGAAATTGAAGATTTCGGTTATACCGATTACGGAACTTTTATGAGTATTTGTATCGAACAAAAACTACATCACGCAACAAATTATTGTAATAACGTTCCAATAACAATAACATTTTTTGATGCTGATTGGCAAAAAGTAAATACCTATTCTGCATATGTGAGTGGTGAACATACACAAATTGATCTTCCGGATATTGAAGCATTTTATGCTGTGATAGATTATGATGAAAAAATAAACGACGCAGTTACCGAAGATGAAATAACAATTAAAGCTCCTGATACTTACGAATTGGAAAATGCTTTTATTGATATCACGGTAAATTCGATCACAGATTCGGTTTATATCTATGCGCAACAATATTGGTTACCTGCCGACAACTTTAAAACAACACATCATGGTATACATTTAAGTCCCGACAGATATTGGAAAATAAATGGAACTATACCACCCGATTTTGATGCAACTGCAAAAATTTTATACAATGGTCAGTTAAATTTGGGCGGAGGTTATCTCGACAATAATTTAATTACGAATGTAGAGGATAGTCTTTTATTATTTTACAGAAGTAATTCTGAAAGCGACTGGGAAATTTATCCAAATTATACATTAAATGATTGGGGCAACAACAACGATAAACGCGGAGCATTTGAATTGAGTAAATTACAAACCGGTGAATATACCTTTGGTATTTATAATTCCTCATTACCAGATGAGCCTTTAGACATAACAATGAATTGCCCTGATTTTCTGGAAATAAAAATCACGGATAATAATTTGATGAAAATATTTCCCAATCCTGCCGATAATATTATCTCCATACAATTAAATGAACGCAACAGTGATCTGCTTATTAAAATAATTAATTCCACCGGCGATACCGTTAAAACAATTCCAATAAATTACCTCACACAAAGTGTTTCGGTAAAAGACCTCCCTTCAGGAACTTATCAACTCTATGTTGAAAACAGCGGTTTTGAAAGAATTGCGTCACAAATGCTTATGATTATTCATTAA
- a CDS encoding CRTAC1 family protein — MSKKGKRILIIAGILLVVVGVTSYAMKSKIMKLVKGGDNKRVAAQQSAKIEPIAWDPSQSGNDAMTAYLHKVYDRVNKPGLRFMNTAIVESLLDQPIPTDIDGKFTWYFDVCAQMLNCGKVSESIEKVKAFEADPDFKKLSPEQYGKWYYGKGLVYLRHGEVENCIGMHNAESCIWPLSKAAQSQMKDGPNGAIEAYTQCLKYDPNNLSAMWLLNIAYMQTGGYPNEVPSQWLVPEASFQSEYDVPKFKNIAIDLGVDNPNMCGGVILDDFNKDGLIDIFTCGWGLKERSFLLLNKGDGSFDDISAKAGIDKFPGGLMIQQTDYNNDGNLDVWISRGAWYSEFGILPSSMLRNNGDSTFTDVTYEIGLWSTHPSQASTWADFNNDGWLDLYIGNEASRKGDKKNDCILFLNDKGKFKDVAKESKTNLNGFVKGVTSGDYDNDGDADIYVSVNSAANHLFRNDTKKGSMKLKFTDVSEEAGISGPIQSFPCWFFDYNNDGWLDIMNFSYSANVSDDDIPAEYLNKPKKGDKSAIYINNKNGTFTDKADELGLGNRSFLVMGSSYGDFDMDGYIDFYVGTGKPDMRSLTPNRMFRNNAGKGWQDVSTSAGVGVLQKGHEISFADLNNDGYPEIFAQMGGAYEASGFYDCLFANPASFGNNWISIDLVGTKSNKIARGARLRVTVTENGADHDIYEWVTSGSSFGANSLRQEIGLGKATAIKQVEITWPTTGEKQVFKDLAMNQHIKVTEGNNQFETLTLNVFEFQSTPEKSFTHKMMMTMDMGDDRYMDMQHGH, encoded by the coding sequence ATGTCAAAGAAAGGAAAACGTATACTGATCATCGCCGGAATTTTATTAGTTGTAGTAGGAGTTACTTCCTACGCAATGAAAAGCAAGATCATGAAACTTGTTAAAGGTGGTGATAATAAAAGAGTTGCCGCACAACAATCCGCAAAAATTGAACCCATAGCATGGGATCCATCTCAAAGCGGAAATGATGCGATGACGGCGTATTTACATAAAGTTTATGACCGGGTAAACAAACCGGGTCTTCGTTTTATGAATACTGCAATTGTAGAAAGTTTGTTGGACCAACCAATTCCTACAGACATTGACGGCAAGTTTACCTGGTATTTTGATGTTTGTGCTCAAATGTTGAATTGTGGTAAAGTTTCTGAATCAATAGAAAAGGTAAAAGCATTTGAAGCAGATCCTGATTTTAAAAAATTATCTCCTGAACAATATGGTAAATGGTACTACGGAAAAGGTTTAGTTTATCTGCGTCACGGTGAGGTGGAAAATTGTATTGGTATGCACAATGCAGAATCTTGTATCTGGCCTTTGTCAAAAGCTGCACAAAGTCAAATGAAAGATGGTCCTAATGGTGCAATTGAAGCATATACACAATGTTTAAAATACGATCCGAATAATCTTTCTGCAATGTGGTTATTAAATATTGCCTACATGCAAACAGGTGGATATCCAAATGAAGTTCCTTCACAATGGTTGGTGCCGGAAGCATCTTTCCAATCGGAATACGATGTTCCAAAATTTAAAAATATAGCCATCGATCTTGGAGTTGATAATCCGAATATGTGCGGAGGAGTTATACTTGATGATTTTAACAAAGATGGTTTGATAGATATATTTACTTGTGGTTGGGGATTAAAAGAAAGAAGCTTTTTATTGTTGAATAAAGGCGACGGATCATTTGATGATATTTCTGCAAAAGCAGGTATTGATAAATTCCCTGGTGGATTAATGATTCAGCAAACAGATTATAATAATGATGGTAATTTAGATGTTTGGATTTCACGTGGAGCTTGGTACAGCGAATTTGGAATTTTACCGAGTTCGATGTTGAGAAATAATGGCGACAGTACTTTTACAGACGTAACTTATGAAATTGGTTTGTGGAGCACACATCCATCTCAGGCATCAACCTGGGCTGATTTTAATAACGATGGTTGGTTAGATCTTTATATTGGTAATGAAGCTTCGCGGAAAGGTGATAAAAAGAACGATTGTATTTTATTCTTAAATGATAAGGGTAAATTCAAAGATGTAGCAAAAGAATCTAAAACCAATTTAAATGGTTTTGTGAAAGGTGTAACTTCAGGAGATTATGATAATGATGGAGATGCCGATATTTATGTTTCTGTTAACAGCGCAGCAAATCATTTATTCCGCAACGATACCAAAAAAGGAAGTATGAAATTGAAATTCACCGATGTTTCGGAAGAAGCAGGAATTTCTGGTCCTATTCAAAGTTTCCCTTGTTGGTTCTTCGATTATAATAATGATGGTTGGTTAGATATCATGAACTTTAGTTACAGTGCCAACGTGAGCGATGATGATATTCCTGCAGAATATTTAAACAAACCTAAAAAAGGTGATAAATCTGCAATTTATATCAATAATAAAAATGGAACATTTACCGATAAAGCGGATGAACTTGGTTTGGGAAATCGTTCATTCCTTGTAATGGGTAGCAGTTACGGCGATTTTGATATGGATGGTTATATCGATTTTTATGTAGGAACAGGTAAACCCGATATGAGAAGTTTAACTCCTAACAGAATGTTCAGAAATAATGCTGGTAAAGGATGGCAGGATGTTTCAACTTCTGCAGGTGTTGGAGTTTTACAAAAAGGCCATGAAATTTCTTTTGCCGATCTAAATAATGATGGATATCCTGAAATTTTTGCTCAAATGGGTGGAGCTTATGAAGCATCCGGATTTTACGATTGTTTATTTGCGAATCCGGCATCTTTTGGCAACAATTGGATCTCTATTGATCTGGTAGGAACTAAATCAAATAAAATTGCAAGAGGAGCGCGTTTAAGAGTAACAGTAACAGAAAACGGTGCTGATCACGATATTTATGAGTGGGTTACCAGTGGTTCCAGTTTTGGTGCAAATAGTTTGAGACAAGAAATTGGTCTTGGAAAAGCAACTGCCATTAAACAAGTGGAAATTACATGGCCAACCACAGGCGAAAAACAAGTGTTTAAAGACCTTGCAATGAATCAGCATATTAAAGTAACAGAAGGAAATAATCAATTTGAAACTTTAACATTAAATGTATTCGAATTCCAGTCAACACCTGAAAAATCATTTACACATAAAATGATGATGACTATGGATATGGGTGATGATAGATATATGGATATGCAACACGGTCATTAA
- a CDS encoding CRTAC1 family protein has product MKKTILYSLLPVFFLLVISGCKKEKKERIFAQNTIVYDASLPGNQAMAKYLADCNANYFKHPKNRFASTTRAEDMLAKPAPKESKKFVEWKKAIGDEWLFAGATEKAIASYDEALKKASDENIKGDIIKETTFMKAVAYMRLGEQKNCIANHTAESCILPIQESAWYVVKDPTIEAVKLWKEILAENPEDLTSMFLLNVAYMNLGQYPHGVPAEYVIKPEVFKSDYEIGRFPNIAANIGVDFITKSGGVCVEDFNNDGNLDIVASGWFLDEQLKIMINNGDGTFTDKTAESTLTGITGGLDLKAADYNNDGWMDILIPRGAWWNDFGKLPASLLRNNGDGTFTDVTYESGLFEHLYPTQSAVFADFNNDGWLDIFFGNETRRDTEKYPCELFISDGKGKFTNMAKEAGIDVLCFAKGVTAGDYNNDGWMDIAISSQGTANYLFKNETGNNSGKIKFADVSKAAGIVGPIKSFPVGFLDYNNDGWEDLMILTYDADNCDYDNASEYFGKTPKGEYSILYKNNGDGTFTDITKELNLQKAMTVMGFNYGDLDNDGWLDIYCGTGTPNYTSLVPKIMFRNNGGKSFQDVTTSGGFGHLQKGHGIGFGDVDNDGDQDVYEDMGGGYEGDGFQGAFYENPGHSENNWITLKLVGNLANKAALGSKVKLTLQNPDNSTREIYLVVSNGGSFGVNSVQLETGLGKAVAIKQIEVTWQGPNAKQVFTDVPMNGFVKLTEGQPDFEIMTTHTYKFQTMPADSMMMHHHM; this is encoded by the coding sequence ATGAAAAAAACTATCCTTTATTCCCTCTTACCTGTTTTTTTTCTTCTGGTAATTTCGGGTTGTAAAAAAGAAAAAAAAGAACGCATTTTCGCTCAAAATACCATTGTTTATGATGCATCACTTCCGGGTAATCAGGCAATGGCGAAATATCTCGCTGATTGTAATGCGAATTATTTCAAACATCCTAAAAACAGATTTGCAAGTACAACACGTGCAGAAGATATGCTTGCAAAACCTGCCCCCAAAGAATCGAAAAAATTTGTGGAATGGAAAAAAGCTATTGGCGACGAATGGTTATTTGCAGGTGCAACTGAAAAAGCTATAGCAAGTTATGATGAGGCATTAAAAAAGGCTTCTGATGAAAATATAAAAGGTGATATAATTAAAGAAACCACCTTCATGAAAGCAGTTGCTTACATGCGTTTAGGGGAACAAAAAAATTGTATCGCAAATCATACGGCAGAATCTTGTATACTTCCAATTCAGGAAAGTGCTTGGTATGTTGTAAAAGATCCAACTATTGAAGCAGTAAAACTTTGGAAAGAAATTTTGGCCGAAAATCCTGAAGATCTTACATCCATGTTCTTATTAAATGTTGCATATATGAATTTAGGACAATATCCTCATGGTGTTCCTGCTGAATATGTAATTAAACCGGAAGTATTTAAATCGGATTATGAGATAGGAAGATTTCCAAATATTGCCGCTAATATCGGAGTTGATTTTATAACAAAATCAGGGGGAGTTTGTGTGGAGGATTTTAATAATGATGGTAATCTCGATATTGTTGCATCAGGTTGGTTTCTCGATGAACAATTAAAAATAATGATCAACAATGGTGATGGAACTTTTACTGATAAAACAGCAGAATCAACACTTACAGGCATTACAGGCGGCCTTGATCTGAAAGCTGCTGATTATAATAACGATGGATGGATGGATATTTTAATTCCGCGCGGTGCATGGTGGAACGATTTTGGAAAATTACCTGCAAGTTTATTGCGCAATAATGGTGATGGAACATTTACCGATGTAACGTATGAATCGGGATTATTTGAACATTTATATCCTACCCAATCCGCAGTGTTTGCCGATTTTAATAATGATGGTTGGTTAGATATATTTTTCGGAAATGAAACAAGAAGAGATACGGAAAAATATCCATGCGAATTATTTATCAGTGATGGAAAAGGAAAATTCACTAACATGGCAAAGGAAGCCGGAATTGATGTTTTGTGTTTTGCAAAAGGGGTAACTGCCGGCGATTATAATAATGATGGTTGGATGGATATTGCAATTTCTTCACAGGGAACAGCGAATTATTTATTTAAGAACGAAACCGGAAATAACAGCGGTAAAATAAAATTCGCCGATGTATCAAAAGCTGCTGGAATTGTAGGCCCTATCAAAAGTTTCCCGGTCGGATTTTTAGATTATAATAATGATGGTTGGGAAGATCTAATGATACTTACTTACGATGCAGATAATTGTGATTATGATAATGCATCTGAATATTTTGGAAAAACACCTAAAGGTGAATATTCCATTTTATATAAAAATAATGGAGATGGAACATTTACCGACATCACAAAAGAATTAAATCTCCAAAAAGCAATGACCGTTATGGGTTTTAATTACGGTGATCTGGATAACGATGGTTGGTTAGATATTTATTGTGGTACCGGAACTCCAAATTATACATCCCTGGTTCCTAAAATAATGTTCAGAAATAATGGGGGAAAATCATTTCAGGATGTAACAACTTCCGGTGGGTTCGGACACTTACAAAAAGGTCACGGAATTGGTTTTGGTGATGTAGATAATGATGGCGATCAGGATGTTTATGAAGATATGGGTGGCGGTTATGAAGGCGACGGTTTTCAGGGCGCATTTTATGAGAACCCTGGTCATTCTGAAAATAACTGGATCACGCTTAAACTGGTGGGCAATTTGGCAAATAAGGCCGCTTTGGGCTCTAAGGTTAAATTAACCCTCCAAAATCCCGATAATAGCACCCGCGAAATATATCTAGTTGTAAGCAATGGGGGAAGTTTTGGAGTTAACAGCGTGCAATTGGAGACAGGTTTAGGCAAAGCGGTGGCAATAAAACAAATTGAGGTTACCTGGCAAGGACCAAATGCAAAACAAGTATTTACTGATGTTCCCATGAACGGATTTGTAAAACTTACGGAAGGTCAGCCCGATTTTGAGATAATGACAACGCACACTTATAAATTTCAAACAATGCCTGCGGATTCCATGATGATGCATCATCACATGTAA
- the panB gene encoding 3-methyl-2-oxobutanoate hydroxymethyltransferase, which yields MSSAKPDFSKVKRVTVHTLQEMKENGVKISMLTAYDYSMATILDDAGIDVILVGDSASNVMAGHETTLPITLEQMIYHASSVVRAIERCLVVVDLPFGSYQGNSKVALESTIRIMKESGAHAVKLEGGREVKESVERILSAGIPVMGHLGLTPQSIYKFGTYTVRATEEEEANKLAEDAQLLQQLGCFALVLEKIPASLGEKVASSLNIPVIGIGAGGKVDGQVLVMHDMMGITKEFKPRFLRRYLNLYDEIKKGVGAYIDDVKTGDFPNDMEEY from the coding sequence ATGTCGTCAGCAAAACCAGATTTTAGCAAGGTAAAACGAGTTACAGTGCATACACTGCAGGAAATGAAGGAAAATGGCGTTAAGATCTCTATGTTAACAGCATATGATTATTCCATGGCGACTATTCTTGATGACGCAGGGATTGATGTTATACTGGTTGGTGACAGTGCCAGTAATGTTATGGCAGGCCACGAAACAACATTGCCAATCACTCTGGAACAAATGATATATCATGCTTCCAGCGTTGTGCGGGCAATTGAAAGATGTTTGGTCGTAGTTGATCTGCCCTTTGGTTCCTATCAGGGTAATTCGAAAGTTGCATTGGAATCAACCATTAGAATTATGAAAGAATCGGGTGCACATGCTGTTAAATTGGAAGGGGGAAGAGAGGTTAAAGAATCGGTGGAAAGGATATTATCCGCAGGAATTCCGGTTATGGGACATTTGGGATTAACACCTCAGTCCATATACAAATTCGGAACATATACCGTTCGTGCAACGGAAGAGGAAGAAGCAAATAAATTAGCGGAAGACGCACAATTACTACAACAATTAGGATGTTTCGCACTTGTTTTGGAAAAAATTCCTGCCTCTTTAGGAGAAAAAGTAGCCTCCTCCCTAAATATTCCCGTAATAGGAATTGGGGCAGGCGGAAAAGTGGACGGTCAAGTATTAGTAATGCACGACATGATGGGAATTACCAAAGAATTTAAACCAAGATTTTTACGCCGATATCTAAATTTATACGATGAAATTAAAAAAGGAGTTGGCGCCTATATTGATGATGTAAAAACCGGCGATTTCCCCAACGATATGGAAGAGTATTGA
- a CDS encoding 3-hydroxybutyryl-CoA dehydrogenase, which translates to MNNITVIGAGTMGNGIAHVFAMKGFTVNLVDVSETALEKAVQTISNNLDRMVAKEKITAADKENTLANLSTYTSLDHSANSDLVVEAATERVDLKLKIFSELDLICNENTILASNTSSISITKIASVTNRPDKIIGMHFMNPVPLMKLVEVIRGYATSDATTELIMNLSKQLEKTPVEVNDYPGFIANRILMPMINEAIYSLYEGVAGVYEIDTVMKLGMAHPMGPLQLADFIGLDVCLSILNVLHTGFGNPKYAPCPLLVNMVTAGYLGVKSGEGFYKYEAGNKELILSNRFTK; encoded by the coding sequence ATGAATAATATTACCGTGATAGGTGCCGGTACCATGGGAAACGGGATAGCACATGTATTTGCGATGAAAGGTTTTACCGTTAATCTTGTCGACGTTTCAGAGACCGCTCTCGAAAAAGCCGTGCAAACCATCAGTAACAATCTCGACCGCATGGTGGCCAAGGAGAAAATAACAGCAGCCGATAAGGAAAACACCTTAGCAAATCTTTCCACTTACACTTCTCTTGACCATTCGGCAAATTCTGATCTTGTTGTGGAGGCTGCAACAGAACGTGTGGACCTTAAATTAAAAATATTTTCAGAACTGGATCTTATTTGTAACGAGAATACCATTTTGGCATCCAATACTTCTTCTATTTCCATTACCAAAATTGCATCGGTAACTAATCGTCCGGATAAAATAATTGGCATGCACTTTATGAATCCTGTTCCATTAATGAAATTAGTGGAAGTAATAAGAGGATATGCAACAAGTGATGCAACTACCGAATTGATCATGAACCTGAGCAAACAACTCGAAAAAACTCCAGTTGAAGTAAATGATTATCCCGGTTTTATTGCCAACAGAATATTAATGCCCATGATAAATGAGGCTATTTATTCATTGTATGAAGGTGTGGCCGGTGTATATGAAATTGATACCGTAATGAAATTAGGAATGGCGCATCCAATGGGTCCACTTCAACTTGCCGATTTTATTGGATTGGATGTTTGTTTAAGTATACTTAATGTATTGCATACCGGTTTTGGAAATCCTAAATACGCTCCATGTCCTTTGTTAGTGAATATGGTTACAGCCGGATACCTCGGTGTAAAATCAGGCGAAGGTTTTTATAAATACGAAGCTGGAAATAAAGAATTAATATTATCCAACAGGTTCACAAAATAA